Proteins from a genomic interval of Pseudoalteromonas sp. MEBiC 03607:
- a CDS encoding globin has product MSLSTAQKRLLQQNIKHLKPNFHQFTLQFHTLANKHSLHMTLPSQESINRRSYLLFCALNKVVMHLDDLKQVTPFIEYLANNLSFLNVTSQDIDNLTNAFMKTVESMQEPMSEQLKDAWQLATRLFANIVKCYLFSYSNVIPLQDNFAVRRTS; this is encoded by the coding sequence ATGAGTTTATCCACTGCACAAAAAAGGCTTTTACAGCAAAACATTAAACATTTAAAACCTAATTTCCATCAATTTACTTTACAGTTCCACACACTGGCAAATAAGCACAGTTTACACATGACCCTGCCCAGTCAAGAAAGTATTAATAGGCGTAGTTATCTGCTTTTTTGTGCTTTGAATAAAGTTGTCATGCACTTAGATGATTTGAAACAAGTAACACCTTTCATAGAATACTTAGCCAACAACCTCAGTTTTTTAAACGTAACAAGTCAAGATATAGATAATTTAACGAATGCTTTTATGAAAACCGTTGAATCAATGCAAGAACCTATGAGTGAACAACTTAAAGATGCGTGGCAATTAGCAACTCGCCTTTTTGCAAATATCGTTAAGTGCTATTTGTTTTCATACAGCAATGTCATACCACTGCAAGACAATTTCGCAGTAAGACGAACCTCATAA